The Primulina eburnea isolate SZY01 chromosome 8, ASM2296580v1, whole genome shotgun sequence genome contains a region encoding:
- the LOC140837714 gene encoding LOW QUALITY PROTEIN: QWRF motif-containing protein 3-like (The sequence of the model RefSeq protein was modified relative to this genomic sequence to represent the inferred CDS: deleted 3 bases in 2 codons) encodes MKSHGGVTTISDHLLKPKNPKSREVSSKFLSPNSFTTTSSSSAEYGIQSPNIMLSPIKEKPRSSIDSKRHKSLENSGFFRGLWPSSSTLSPSVPLKPDTLADHLGNERLKDISETKQNQNLEFLSRQRSCTGLSRFESGKKGAAKENHRPIFGRSMGITGKFKFGKSLKSSDLLVDQNEGHIEPGRFSVDGIALRNKSFGRGVGSDSESEHSDLCSGSSFETQATGKRSQASYMAPTMSSRKHGVEDSPKFTHDLSLRSRRWSADSSGCDPKPFSPDTNSPKIFTLKNSMKKTCSKWAVSPGRSSSPTAENTSSSKPPSSPSRGKGGVGNILSMGIELLKGKKSSSSTPLSPLGPGSSADIYHELRLLHNRLVQWRYTNVRAEAVTGNLVKHAERDFLCARNSVVKLQRSVVQKKQQLQSEKLEIKLNSILSSHMKELETWGNMERQHLSAVTRTKDYLHGVVCRIPLVNGAKGEKPSVSFAVRHADDVAAAIDLKLTTCSPVMEKTAGLLAELATVVTREKLLLEECLELFRMISSIEMQERSLKSSIMQSKSMVQRHILLST; translated from the exons ATGAAGAGTCACGGCGGAGTGACCACCATCTCCGATCATTTGCTAAAACCCAAGAATCCAAAATCTCGAGAAGTGAGTTCGAAATTCCTCTCACCAAACTCCTTTACTAcaacatcatcatcatcagctgAATATGGGATCCAATCTCCAAACATCATGCTTTCTCCGATAAAGGAAAAGCCCAGGTCATCCATCGACTCGAAAAGGCATAAGAGCCTCGAAAACTCGGGGTTTTTCCGCGGGCTTTGGCCCTCTTCGTCAACCTTATCT CCTTCTGTGCCTCTGAAGCCGGATACTCTCGCTGATCACCTTGGAAATGAGAGACTCAAAGATATCTCTGAGACCAAACAAAATCAAAATCTAGAGTTTCTCAGTAGACAAAGAAGCTGCACGGGATTGAGCAGGTTTGAGAGTGGGAAAAAAGGTGCAGCAAAAGAAAACCATAGGCCTATTTTTGGCAGGTCAATGGGTATTACTGGGAAGTTTAAATTC GGAAAATCATTGAAATCTTCTGATTTACTTGTTGATCAAAATGAGGGTCACATTGAACCTGGACGATTTTCCGTTGATGGGATTGCATTGCGTAATAAATCATTCGGTAGAGGAGTAGGATCAGACTCGGAATCGGAACACAGTGATTTATGTTCCGGTTCCAGTTTTGAAACCCAGGCAACCGGAAAAAGATCTCAGGCATCATATATGGCTCCTACCATGAGTTCAAGAAAGCATGGGGTGGAAGATTCACCGAAATTTACGCATGATTTATCGTTAAGATCTAGAAGATGGAGTGCCGATTCTAGCGGTTGTGATCCGAAGCCATTTTCACCAGATACCAACTCTCCGAAGATATTCACTCTAAAGAACTCGATGAAGAAGACTTGTTCTAAGTGGGCTGTGTCTCCAGGCCGATCGAGCTCTCCCACTGCAGAGAACACATCGAGTTCAAAGCCTCCCTCAAGTCCTTCTAGGGGAAAGGGAGGAGTCGGAAATATTCTTAGCATGGGGATTGAATTATTGAAAGGGAAGAAATCTAGTTCCAGTACACCGTTGTCACCTCTGGGGCCAGGCAGCTCGGCTGATATTTATCATGAATTAAGGTTGTTGCATAATAGGTTAGTTCAATGGAGGTACACTAATGTCAGAGCTGAGGCCGTCACTGGAAATCTCGTTAAACACGCCGAG AGAGACTTCCTATGCGCAAGGAATAGTGTTGTTAAACTCCAACGTTCTGTGGTACAAAAGAAACAGCAGCTGCAATCGGAGAAGCTGGAAATCAAATTGAATTCTATACTCTCCTCTCAT ATGAAGGAGCTGGAGACGTGGGGAAATATGGAAAGACAGCACTTGTCTGCAGTTACTAGGACCAAGGACTATTTGCACGGTGTTGTCTGTAGGATACCCCTTGTAAACGGAGCAAAG GGTGAGAAACCCTCAGTTTCCTTTGCCGTTAGACATGCGGATGATGTGGCAGCAGCTATCGACTTAAAGCTGACTACTTGCTCACCCGTG ATGGAGAAGACTGCAGGATTACTCGCTGAATTAGCAACGGTGGTCACTCGAGAGAAGCTACTGTTGGAAGAATGCTTGGAGCTTTTCAGAATGATTTCTTCAATAGAG ATGCAAGAAAGGAGTTTGAAGAGCAGTATTATGCAATCTAAATCGATGGTCCAGCGCCATATCTTGTTGTCCACATAG
- the LOC140838592 gene encoding external alternative NAD(P)H-ubiquinone oxidoreductase B1, mitochondrial-like isoform X1 has protein sequence MKYLANFSRILRDNSAPTKLLVLCSLSSGGLIAYAESPSDGDRSVTKNPKETQKKRVVVLGTGWAGISFLKNLDISSYDVRVVSPRNYFAFTPLLPSVTCGTVEARSIVEPVRNMIKKRNGEVSYWEAECLKIDPVSKQIFCRSSVDENLVGNNDFSLEYDFLVIACGAQVNTFNTPGVLENCHFLKEVEDAQRIRRTVIDCFEKAILPGLTDDERRTNLHFVIVGGGPTGVEFAAELHDFVYDDLVKIYPSVKDFVNITVIQSGDHILNTFDERISSFAEQKFQRDGMEVLTGHRVMSVSDRTINMKKKISGEDVSIPHGMVVWSTGVGTRPVVKDFMEQIGQGTRRILAIDEWLRVKGCEDVYALGDCATVDQRKVMEDISSIFKAADKDNSGTLTMEEFQDVIEDIMIRYPQVELYLKSKHLFEVTDFLKDVYGNDKKEVNIEEFKSALSLCDKQMKSLPATAQVAAQQGMYLSRCFNMKKQCEQHPEGPRKFRSGGRHEFLPFQYRHLGQFAPLGGEQTAAELPGDWVSMGRSTQWLWYSVYASKQVSWRTRFLVVGDWARRFVFGRDSSRI, from the exons ATGAAATATCTCGCGAATTTTAGCAGGATTCTCCGCGACAACTCTGCTCCTACCAAGCTGTTGGTGCTATGCTCTCTCAG TAGTGGAGGCCTTATTGCATATGCAGAATCACCTTCCGATGGTGATAGATCAGTAACAAAAAATCCCAAGGAAACACAAAAGAAAAGAGTGGTAGTGCTTGGAACAGGCTGGGCTGGTATTAGCTTCCTGAAAAATTTGGATATTTCATCTTATGATGTTCGAGTGGTTTCACCCAGAAATTACTTTGCATTTACTCCATTGTTACCTAGTGTCACATGTGGAACAGTTGAGGCACGAAGCATTGTAGAACCTGTTCGGAACATGATAAAAAAG AGAAATGGAGAAGTTAGTTACTGGGAGGCAGAATGCCTTAAGATCGATCCTGTGAGCAAACAAATTTTCTGCAGGTCCAGTGTTGATGAAAATTTAGTTGGGAATAACGACTTTTCTTTAGAATATGATTTCTTGGTTATAGCATGTGGAGCACAAGTAAACACCTTTAATACTCCTGGTGTATTGGAGAACTGCCACTTTCTCAAG GAAGTAGAGGATGCTCAAAGAATTCGTAGGACAGTGATAGATTGTTTCGAGAAAGCCATACTTCCAGGGCTGACTGACGACGAGCGACGGACTAACCTCCACTTTGTAATAGTTGGAGGGGGTCCAACTGGTGTTGAATTTGCAGCAGAGCTGCATGATTTTGTATATGATGATTTGGTAAAAATTTATCCCTCGGTTAAAGATTTTGTAAACATAACTGTGATCCAATCTGGCGATCACATCTTGAACAC GTTTGATGAAAGGATTAGCTCATTTGCTGAGCAGAAATTCCAAAGAGATGGTATGGAAGTTTTAACAGGACATAGAGTCATGAGTGTCTCGGACCGAACAATTAACATGAAGAAAAAGATTTCAGGGGAGGATGTTTCTATACCACATGGAATGGTTGTATGGTCAACTGGTGTTGGGACTCGGCCAGTTGTGAAGGACTTTATGGAACAAATTGGCCAG GGCACCAGGCGTATCCTTGCGATTGATGAATGGTTGCGAGTGAAGGGATGTGAGGATGTATATGCCCTTGGTGATTGTGCCACTGTAGATCAACGTAAAGTCATG GAAGATATCTCATCCATATTTAAAGCTGCAGACAAAGACAATTCTGGTACCTTAACTATGGAAGAATTTCAAGATGTGATTGAAGATATCATGATCCGATACCCTCAGGTGGAACTGTATTTGAAGAGCAAACATCTGTTTGAAGTTACTGACTTCCTAAAAGATGTATATGGAAACGATAAAAAAGAGGTAAATATTGAAGAGTTCAAGTCAGCACTCTCACTCTGTGATAAACAGATGAAGAGCCTTCCTGCTACTGCACAA GTTGCTGCTCAACAAGGAATGTACCTTTCTAGGTGTTTTAATATGAAGAAGCAATGTGAACAGCATCCAGAAGGTCCTCGCAAGTTCAGAAGTGGAGGTCGACATGAATTTCTCCCCTTCCA GTACCGGCATCTTGGTCAGTTCGCACCACTTGGTGGGGAACAAACAGCTGCGGAGCTGCCTGGAGACTGGGTTTCCATGGGTCGTAGTACGCAATGGCTTTGGTATTCTGTGTATGCAAG TAAGCAAGTTAGCTGGCGTACAAGGTTTCTTGTAGTTGGCGACTGGGCAAGACGATTCGTGTTTGGAAGAGATTCGAGTCGTATCTGA
- the LOC140840292 gene encoding uncharacterized protein, translating to MSTDAPAIEAVHYKSWTQQMDEFLLDFLLEQKNQGQKPDRNFSQAAYNAAIEAINSKFTMKVNKDNVQNRLKTLKRKMTIALEVFKRGSGFGWNDITKQIEAPEEVWDTLIKVYPEAKHVRHIAIPYFPVLREIFEKDRATGKGAETGKEKTRRWAREGKEPSYGESSRIEEIDRLVAEQHIHLEILDDFEEENVQQTFVPHSSSTNNNSKVGKKKVSKFDEMNERFDTLNNTISQMAKAMDVNEQSKRRCEEIYTELTKLNGVDEDFIFAASDYLMSNPTAADFFLGIPHHARLRG from the exons ATGAGTACTGATGCTCCAGCTATTGAAGCTGTCCACTACAAAAGTTGGACTCAACAGATGGATGAGTTTTTGCTTGATTTTTTACTTGAACAAAAGAATCAAGGACAAAAACCAGATAGAAATTTTTCTCAAGCTGCGTACAATGCTGCTATTGAGGCTATTAATTCCAAATTCACTATGAAAGTAAATAAAGATAACGTGCAAAATAGATTAAAAACTTTGAAAAGAAAGATGACCATTGCTTTGGAAGTCTTCAAACGAGGTAGTGGTTTTGGTtggaatgacataacaaaacaaATTGAAGCACCAGAGGAGGTTTGGGATACATTAATCAAG GTATATCCTGAAGCTAAACATGTCCGACATATTGCAATTCCGTATTTTCCTGTGCttcgagaaatatttgaaaaggATAGAGCTACTGGAAAAGGAGCAGAAACTGGAAAAGAGAAGACACGTCGTTGGGCAAGAGAGGGGAAAGAGCCGAGCTATGGAGAATCTTCAAGAATAGAAGAGATCGATCGGTTGGTAGCCGAGCAACATATACATTTAGAAATTTTGGATGATTTTGAGGAGGAGAATGTTCAACAAACATTTGTTCCTCATTCATCGTCCACAAATAATAATTCTAAAGTTGGCAAGAAAAAAGTGTCAAAATTTGATGAAATGAATGAGAGATTTGACACTTTGAATAACACGATCTCACAAATGGCTAAGGCGATGGATGTCAATGAACAGAGCAAGCGTCGATGTGAAGAGATATACACTGAACTGACAAAACTTAATGGAGTAGATGAAGATTTCATTTTTGCAGCAAGTGATTATCTTATGTCAAATCCAACTGCAGCCGATTTTTTCTTGGGGATTCCACATCATGCTCGTCTTCGTGGTTGA
- the LOC140838592 gene encoding external alternative NAD(P)H-ubiquinone oxidoreductase B1, mitochondrial-like isoform X2, which yields MIKKRNGEVSYWEAECLKIDPVSKQIFCRSSVDENLVGNNDFSLEYDFLVIACGAQVNTFNTPGVLENCHFLKEVEDAQRIRRTVIDCFEKAILPGLTDDERRTNLHFVIVGGGPTGVEFAAELHDFVYDDLVKIYPSVKDFVNITVIQSGDHILNTFDERISSFAEQKFQRDGMEVLTGHRVMSVSDRTINMKKKISGEDVSIPHGMVVWSTGVGTRPVVKDFMEQIGQGTRRILAIDEWLRVKGCEDVYALGDCATVDQRKVMEDISSIFKAADKDNSGTLTMEEFQDVIEDIMIRYPQVELYLKSKHLFEVTDFLKDVYGNDKKEVNIEEFKSALSLCDKQMKSLPATAQVAAQQGMYLSRCFNMKKQCEQHPEGPRKFRSGGRHEFLPFQYRHLGQFAPLGGEQTAAELPGDWVSMGRSTQWLWYSVYASKQVSWRTRFLVVGDWARRFVFGRDSSRI from the exons ATGATAAAAAAG AGAAATGGAGAAGTTAGTTACTGGGAGGCAGAATGCCTTAAGATCGATCCTGTGAGCAAACAAATTTTCTGCAGGTCCAGTGTTGATGAAAATTTAGTTGGGAATAACGACTTTTCTTTAGAATATGATTTCTTGGTTATAGCATGTGGAGCACAAGTAAACACCTTTAATACTCCTGGTGTATTGGAGAACTGCCACTTTCTCAAG GAAGTAGAGGATGCTCAAAGAATTCGTAGGACAGTGATAGATTGTTTCGAGAAAGCCATACTTCCAGGGCTGACTGACGACGAGCGACGGACTAACCTCCACTTTGTAATAGTTGGAGGGGGTCCAACTGGTGTTGAATTTGCAGCAGAGCTGCATGATTTTGTATATGATGATTTGGTAAAAATTTATCCCTCGGTTAAAGATTTTGTAAACATAACTGTGATCCAATCTGGCGATCACATCTTGAACAC GTTTGATGAAAGGATTAGCTCATTTGCTGAGCAGAAATTCCAAAGAGATGGTATGGAAGTTTTAACAGGACATAGAGTCATGAGTGTCTCGGACCGAACAATTAACATGAAGAAAAAGATTTCAGGGGAGGATGTTTCTATACCACATGGAATGGTTGTATGGTCAACTGGTGTTGGGACTCGGCCAGTTGTGAAGGACTTTATGGAACAAATTGGCCAG GGCACCAGGCGTATCCTTGCGATTGATGAATGGTTGCGAGTGAAGGGATGTGAGGATGTATATGCCCTTGGTGATTGTGCCACTGTAGATCAACGTAAAGTCATG GAAGATATCTCATCCATATTTAAAGCTGCAGACAAAGACAATTCTGGTACCTTAACTATGGAAGAATTTCAAGATGTGATTGAAGATATCATGATCCGATACCCTCAGGTGGAACTGTATTTGAAGAGCAAACATCTGTTTGAAGTTACTGACTTCCTAAAAGATGTATATGGAAACGATAAAAAAGAGGTAAATATTGAAGAGTTCAAGTCAGCACTCTCACTCTGTGATAAACAGATGAAGAGCCTTCCTGCTACTGCACAA GTTGCTGCTCAACAAGGAATGTACCTTTCTAGGTGTTTTAATATGAAGAAGCAATGTGAACAGCATCCAGAAGGTCCTCGCAAGTTCAGAAGTGGAGGTCGACATGAATTTCTCCCCTTCCA GTACCGGCATCTTGGTCAGTTCGCACCACTTGGTGGGGAACAAACAGCTGCGGAGCTGCCTGGAGACTGGGTTTCCATGGGTCGTAGTACGCAATGGCTTTGGTATTCTGTGTATGCAAG TAAGCAAGTTAGCTGGCGTACAAGGTTTCTTGTAGTTGGCGACTGGGCAAGACGATTCGTGTTTGGAAGAGATTCGAGTCGTATCTGA